In the genome of Chryseobacterium phocaeense, the window AACAGCATGTACAAATTATGTACATTGGAGGTTATATGACTGATTCACATATATTTATGTCTTGTGCGGGATTTTGCATAAACATATAATTTGTTTCTTTTATAAACTGCACAAGTATATATTTGTACATTACTGAAAAACACACATTTTATTTTAACTTAATTGTACCAAGGTTGAAGAAAAAAAATATTTTGATTTTTGTTTTTGCCTGTATCAGTCATCTGTATTTTTCGCAGAGTGATCTTGATAAGAATCAGCAGCTGATCTATACGTATTTATTTGGAAATGATCTGGTAAAAGCAAAGGATCTTATCTATTCAGACTGCCTGGTGTCAAAAGATGATTCCAGAAAAATAGTAGGCTATGTTTATCTATCCTATTATTATGCAATGACCAAAGAAAAACGGAAAAGATCTGAAACACTCAATGAAGCCAGAGCCCTTGCCCGGAAAACCGGAAAGCCGCTGGATAATGCTTATGTGGATTACGGATATGCAGGATATTTTATGGATTCAAATAATGATGAGCTTTTTTTAAATTTTTTCAACAGCAGCATCAATACATTTAAAAAATTTCCGGATGAGCATTTTATGCTTACACTCTTATACTTTTTGAGACAAATGTATAATGACAGTTTTTCAGGCTATTACAAAGCTTATGATTCTGCTTTTAAAACAGGAAATCCGGTTTTAATAAGCTGGGCACTCAGCCGTCTGGGGAATTCATATTTAGGTCAGTTTGAACAGACTAACGAAAAGAAATATATTGATACTGCCCTGAAATATTATAACAAATCTTTTCACTATGCCAGACTTATCAGGGAACCTGCCGCAAGAAATAAATCACTTTTGGTATATTATATCAATTATGTATGTTCATTAAATATAATGGTTCCGGACCAGCATGAAAAAGCAATGGAATTCAATCATCTGAGTGAAATGCTTATTAATGAAGATGCAAATCTCAATAAGTACAGAACAGATGTCTACAATAATATCGGCTTTACCTATGAAAGAATGGAAGATTATAAAAAGGCTGAAGAATACTACCTGAAAGCCTATCAATATTATGATCCGGATAACTATTACAAGGTCATAGATAAAATTTCAGTTTTTGAAAACCTGTCCAATATTTATCAAAAATTAAATGATTATAAAACGGCTCTCGTCTTCGAAAAAGAAATAAAAAATATCATCAAGGATGACAGCAAAAAAAAGCTTACGAGTAATGTAGGGATCATGAAACTTTTTTATAAAGCTGAACAAAAAAATCAGGAGATTACAGAACTGAGGAAACGACAAATCCTGTACATCATTATTATTGTTCTTATAGTGATTGCAGGAATTTCCAC includes:
- a CDS encoding tetratricopeptide repeat protein, translated to MIFVFACISHLYFSQSDLDKNQQLIYTYLFGNDLVKAKDLIYSDCLVSKDDSRKIVGYVYLSYYYAMTKEKRKRSETLNEARALARKTGKPLDNAYVDYGYAGYFMDSNNDELFLNFFNSSINTFKKFPDEHFMLTLLYFLRQMYNDSFSGYYKAYDSAFKTGNPVLISWALSRLGNSYLGQFEQTNEKKYIDTALKYYNKSFHYARLIREPAARNKSLLVYYINYVCSLNIMVPDQHEKAMEFNHLSEMLINEDANLNKYRTDVYNNIGFTYERMEDYKKAEEYYLKAYQYYDPDNYYKVIDKISVFENLSNIYQKLNDYKTALVFEKEIKNIIKDDSKKKLTSNVGIMKLFYKAEQKNQEITELRKRQILYIIIIVLIVIAGISTYFTFNNKFELNKKKHSTPGS